One genomic region from Stackebrandtia nassauensis DSM 44728 encodes:
- a CDS encoding ASCH domain-containing protein, protein MTSADYSHLPKAEFAFPGPLRDKLVAAILDGSKTSTTGILADYELSGDPLPQPGEHSVLVDSADQPVGIIEVTEVKTAPLSDVDLAHVIDEGEGNTSVADWRADHESFWHSDAMREAMGDPNFTVDDSTIVVLERFRLITNLR, encoded by the coding sequence GTGACCAGCGCTGACTACTCGCACCTGCCCAAAGCCGAGTTCGCCTTCCCCGGCCCACTGCGCGACAAGCTCGTGGCCGCGATCCTCGACGGCTCCAAGACCTCCACGACCGGCATCCTCGCCGACTACGAACTGTCCGGCGACCCGCTGCCCCAACCCGGCGAGCACAGCGTCCTGGTCGACTCCGCCGACCAACCCGTGGGCATCATCGAGGTCACCGAGGTCAAGACCGCCCCACTGTCCGACGTCGACCTGGCCCACGTGATCGACGAGGGAGAGGGCAACACCTCCGTCGCCGACTGGCGCGCCGACCACGAGAGCTTCTGGCACAGCGACGCGATGCGCGAAGCCATGGGCGACCCCAACTTCACAGTGGACGACTCCACCATCGTCGTCCTCGAACGCTTCCGCCTCATCACCAACCTCCGCTGA
- a CDS encoding methyltransferase domain-containing protein codes for MNVADDWRERAARLADYLASEGLDPAWTAVFARVPRHEFVNGGHAVDTDGVAPDAADWNREELLREAYADQVVVTRYETAGGEPVATSSASQPLIVAIMLRLLNVRDDSRVLEIGTGPGYNACLLCTRLGEQRVTSVEIQSDVVADARDNLARVGFHPHLEVTDGTLGCPSRAPYDRVIATCGLSRIPEAWLDQLAPHARVVAPMNFGGALAVLDRRPDGSLSGRFPREAGFFMELRHPGDSWEPKPPGYLAVPPRVIKTDIDVDVLGDMEFRLWLELAAPDVQVHPSRVADGRLVEVRISTPDTRIDIEVDGAIRAVEYGKSLWRTVEGLAADWEAHGRPDRGRMGMTVTPERQWVWLDAEDSDVLWEL; via the coding sequence GACCGCTGTCTTCGCTCGCGTGCCACGGCACGAATTCGTCAACGGGGGCCACGCCGTCGACACCGACGGGGTGGCCCCCGACGCCGCCGACTGGAACCGGGAAGAACTGCTGCGGGAGGCCTACGCCGACCAGGTCGTGGTCACCCGCTACGAGACCGCCGGCGGCGAACCGGTCGCGACCTCCTCGGCCTCGCAACCGCTGATCGTCGCGATCATGCTGCGACTGCTGAACGTGCGCGACGACTCCCGGGTCCTGGAGATCGGCACCGGGCCCGGCTACAACGCCTGCCTCCTGTGCACCCGGCTGGGCGAGCAGCGGGTCACCAGCGTCGAGATCCAGTCCGATGTGGTCGCCGATGCCCGCGACAACCTGGCCCGCGTCGGCTTCCACCCCCACCTGGAGGTGACCGACGGAACGCTGGGCTGCCCGTCCCGCGCCCCCTACGACCGGGTCATCGCCACCTGTGGACTGTCCCGGATCCCCGAAGCCTGGCTGGACCAGCTCGCCCCGCACGCCCGGGTCGTGGCCCCGATGAACTTCGGCGGCGCCCTGGCGGTACTGGACCGCCGCCCCGACGGCAGCCTCAGCGGCCGGTTCCCGCGCGAGGCGGGGTTCTTCATGGAACTGCGGCACCCCGGCGATTCGTGGGAGCCGAAACCACCGGGCTACCTGGCCGTCCCACCCCGGGTCATCAAGACCGACATCGACGTGGACGTGTTGGGGGACATGGAGTTCCGGCTGTGGCTGGAACTGGCGGCCCCGGACGTGCAGGTCCACCCCAGCCGCGTCGCCGACGGACGGCTGGTGGAAGTCCGGATATCGACCCCCGACACCCGCATCGACATCGAAGTGGACGGAGCCATCCGAGCAGTCGAATACGGGAAGTCGTTGTGGCGCACCGTCGAAGGACTGGCCGCCGACTGGGAGGCCCACGGACGCCCGGACCGCGGCCGCATGGGGATGACGGTCACCCCCGAGCGCCAGTGGGTGTGGCTCGACGCGGAGGACTCCGACGTGTTGTGGGAGCTGTGA
- a CDS encoding acyl-CoA mutase large subunit family protein, whose amino-acid sequence MDANDISAGRKRWQERYDAARKRDADFTTLSGLEVEPAYGPAEGSTDPRLGRIGWPGEFPFTRGLYPTGYRGRAWTIRQFAGFGNAVQTNERYKMLLKSGGGGLSVAFDMPTLMGRDSDDPQSLGEVGHCGVAIDSAADMDVLFGGIPLADVTTSMTISGPAVPVFCMYLASAERQGADISKLDGTLQTDIFKEYIAQKEWLFPPEPHLRLIGDLMAYTNAEIPRYKPLSVSGYHIREAGSTAAQELAFTIADGFGYVELGLSRGLDVNTFAPGLSFFFDSHIDFFEEIAKFRAARRIWARWMRDVYGATSERAQWMRFHTQTAGVSLTAQQPTNNVVRTAVEALAAVLGGTNSLHTNALDETLALPTDETAEIALRTQTVLMEETGITNVADPLGGSWYVEALTDRIEAEAEAIFTQILALGGESDGSTAGQTAREAMGTGRHEIGPVTSGILRGIEEGWFTAGIAEAAFTYQQQLERGEKKIVGVNCHTETVAKELEILRISGDVEREQVAALADRRSNRDKDTVDAALNRMVQVSRTDDNIIPAMMDAVRVEATLGEICDALRAEWGEYREPARF is encoded by the coding sequence GTGGACGCCAACGACATCTCCGCAGGCCGCAAGCGCTGGCAGGAACGCTACGACGCCGCTCGCAAGCGGGACGCTGACTTCACCACGCTGTCCGGGCTGGAAGTCGAGCCCGCCTATGGGCCCGCCGAGGGCTCGACCGACCCGCGGTTGGGGCGGATCGGGTGGCCCGGCGAGTTTCCGTTCACCCGGGGGCTGTACCCGACCGGGTATCGGGGGCGGGCGTGGACGATTCGCCAGTTCGCGGGGTTCGGCAACGCTGTTCAGACCAACGAGCGGTACAAGATGCTGCTCAAGTCGGGTGGTGGCGGGTTGTCGGTCGCCTTCGACATGCCGACGCTGATGGGCCGGGACTCCGACGACCCCCAGTCGCTGGGGGAGGTCGGGCACTGTGGGGTGGCGATCGACTCCGCCGCCGACATGGACGTCCTGTTCGGCGGTATTCCGCTGGCCGACGTGACGACGTCGATGACGATCTCGGGTCCGGCCGTGCCGGTGTTCTGCATGTACCTGGCCTCGGCCGAGCGGCAGGGCGCCGACATCTCGAAGCTCGACGGCACGCTGCAGACCGACATCTTCAAGGAGTACATCGCGCAGAAGGAGTGGCTGTTCCCGCCGGAACCCCACCTGCGCCTGATCGGCGACCTGATGGCCTACACCAACGCCGAGATCCCGCGCTACAAGCCGCTGTCGGTGTCCGGCTACCACATCCGTGAGGCCGGTTCGACCGCCGCTCAGGAGCTCGCGTTCACCATCGCCGACGGGTTCGGTTACGTCGAGCTGGGCCTGTCGCGCGGTCTCGACGTCAACACCTTCGCGCCCGGACTGTCGTTCTTCTTCGACTCGCACATCGACTTCTTCGAGGAGATCGCCAAGTTCCGCGCCGCCCGCCGCATCTGGGCGCGCTGGATGCGCGACGTCTACGGCGCCACCAGTGAACGGGCGCAGTGGATGCGTTTCCACACCCAGACCGCGGGTGTGTCGCTGACGGCTCAGCAGCCCACCAACAACGTGGTCCGCACCGCCGTCGAAGCGCTCGCGGCCGTCCTGGGCGGCACCAACTCGTTGCACACCAACGCTTTGGACGAGACCCTGGCCCTGCCGACCGACGAGACCGCCGAGATCGCGCTGCGCACCCAGACCGTCCTGATGGAGGAAACCGGCATCACCAACGTGGCCGACCCGCTGGGCGGCTCCTGGTACGTCGAAGCCCTCACCGACCGCATCGAGGCTGAGGCCGAGGCGATCTTCACCCAGATCCTCGCCCTGGGCGGCGAATCCGACGGCTCGACGGCGGGCCAGACCGCCCGCGAGGCCATGGGCACCGGCCGCCACGAGATCGGCCCGGTCACCTCGGGCATCCTGCGCGGCATCGAGGAGGGCTGGTTCACGGCGGGAATCGCCGAGGCCGCCTTCACCTACCAGCAGCAACTCGAACGCGGCGAGAAGAAGATCGTCGGCGTCAACTGCCACACCGAGACCGTGGCCAAGGAGCTGGAGATCCTGCGCATCTCCGGCGACGTGGAACGCGAACAGGTCGCGGCACTGGCCGACCGCCGCTCCAACCGCGACAAGGACACCGTCGACGCGGCCCTCAACCGGATGGTCCAGGTCTCCCGCACCGACGACAACATCATCCCCGCGATGATGGACGCCGTCCGCGTCGAGGCCACCCTCGGCGAGATCTGCGACGCCCTGCGCGCCGAGTGGGGCGAGTACCGCGAACCCGCGCGGTTCTAG
- a CDS encoding VOC family protein produces MITRLGVASVYVNDYDEALEFFTTKLGFKLRADLKMENGYRWLTVYPPDSPQFQLSLTVPGPPSHDEETAAMLRTLLAKGALSAGAWNTDDCRATFKEYSARGVEFLQEPQDRPYGVEAVFRDNSGNWYSLNELNAQAFDDQAMSEAFEPGDS; encoded by the coding sequence ATGATCACCAGACTCGGGGTGGCCAGCGTCTACGTCAACGACTACGACGAGGCGCTGGAATTCTTCACCACCAAACTCGGCTTCAAACTGCGCGCCGACCTGAAGATGGAGAACGGCTACCGCTGGCTGACGGTCTACCCGCCCGACAGTCCACAGTTCCAGCTGTCGTTGACGGTGCCCGGCCCGCCCAGCCACGACGAGGAGACCGCCGCGATGCTGCGGACGCTGCTGGCCAAGGGCGCGTTGAGCGCGGGCGCCTGGAACACCGACGACTGCCGGGCCACGTTCAAGGAGTACTCGGCGCGCGGCGTCGAGTTCCTCCAGGAACCGCAGGACCGGCCCTACGGCGTCGAGGCGGTGTTCCGCGACAACTCGGGAAACTGGTACAGCCTCAACGAACTCAACGCGCAGGCCTTCGACGACCAGGCGATGTCCGAGGCGTTCGAACCCGGCGACTCCTGA
- a CDS encoding phosphatase PAP2 family protein: MTTEPKTHHRRLAATGLAAVTTSILIGLLLRDVVPPADAWIIDHWYAAPDSLITTIATATSGVGTLLALAAVPAAAITLLIRRRAQGKPHLSLLARGLLLIPICGSVLAIQQLVMRPGPPMQPEASTYPSGHATIATAALFTAAVLFWLADPRWGRLAASTGAVAVLAVSASRVVLAEHWLLDVAGAITATAGIGLLAIAVLRIVPWWQPATAPVS; encoded by the coding sequence ATGACAACGGAACCGAAGACCCACCACCGACGGCTGGCCGCCACTGGCCTGGCCGCCGTGACCACATCCATCCTCATCGGACTGTTGCTCCGCGACGTCGTCCCGCCAGCCGACGCGTGGATCATCGACCACTGGTACGCCGCCCCCGACAGCCTCATCACCACCATCGCCACCGCCACCAGCGGCGTGGGCACCCTCCTGGCGCTGGCCGCGGTACCCGCCGCCGCGATCACGCTGCTGATCCGCCGCCGCGCCCAGGGCAAGCCGCATCTCAGCCTCCTGGCGCGCGGACTGCTGCTGATCCCGATCTGCGGTTCCGTCCTGGCCATCCAACAGCTCGTGATGCGCCCGGGCCCACCGATGCAACCGGAAGCCTCCACCTACCCCAGCGGCCACGCCACGATCGCCACCGCCGCCCTGTTCACCGCGGCCGTACTGTTCTGGCTCGCCGACCCCCGCTGGGGCCGACTGGCTGCCAGCACCGGCGCCGTCGCGGTACTGGCCGTATCGGCCAGCCGCGTGGTGCTCGCCGAGCACTGGCTCCTCGACGTCGCGGGCGCCATCACGGCCACCGCGGGCATCGGCCTGCTCGCGATCGCGGTCCTGCGCATCGTCCCGTGGTGGCAACCCGCCACCGCGCCGGTCTCCTAG
- a CDS encoding Fpg/Nei family DNA glycosylase produces the protein MPELPEVEALADFLRRRAVSHEVKRVDVASITALKTFDPPPTALHGRRITAVDRHGKFLDLDADGTHLIFHLARAGWLRWNDKLAATPLRPGKHPLALRLALDDGSGFDLSEAGTKKRLAVYVVSDPAQVPGIAGLGPDPLAESFTEAAFAAVLSGRRTQIKGLLRDQKLIAGIGNAYSDEILHAARMSPFKLADSLTDTDVSVLYEAMVDTLRTAVAASSGSAAKDLKAHKHDSLRVHGRAGQPCPVCGDTIAEVSFADSALQYCPTCQTGGRKLADRRMSRLLK, from the coding sequence ATGCCGGAGCTACCCGAGGTGGAGGCGCTCGCGGACTTCCTGCGCCGCCGGGCGGTGTCGCACGAGGTCAAACGCGTCGACGTCGCCTCGATCACCGCGCTGAAGACCTTCGACCCGCCCCCGACGGCGCTGCACGGCCGCCGGATCACCGCCGTGGACCGGCACGGCAAGTTCCTCGACCTGGACGCCGACGGCACCCACCTGATCTTCCACCTGGCCCGCGCCGGTTGGCTGCGCTGGAACGACAAGCTCGCGGCCACGCCGCTGCGGCCCGGCAAACACCCGCTGGCGCTGCGGCTGGCCCTCGACGACGGTTCCGGGTTCGACCTGTCCGAGGCCGGAACGAAGAAACGGCTGGCCGTGTACGTCGTGTCCGACCCCGCGCAGGTCCCCGGCATCGCCGGTCTCGGGCCCGATCCGCTGGCCGAGTCGTTCACCGAGGCGGCGTTCGCGGCGGTGCTGTCGGGCCGCCGCACCCAGATCAAGGGCCTGCTGCGGGACCAGAAACTGATCGCGGGCATCGGCAACGCCTACTCCGACGAGATCCTGCACGCCGCCCGGATGTCGCCGTTCAAGCTCGCCGACTCGCTCACCGACACCGACGTGTCCGTCCTCTATGAAGCGATGGTCGACACGCTGCGGACCGCGGTGGCGGCGTCGTCGGGTTCGGCGGCCAAGGATCTCAAGGCGCACAAGCACGACAGCCTGCGCGTCCACGGCCGCGCCGGGCAGCCGTGCCCGGTGTGCGGCGACACCATCGCCGAGGTCTCGTTCGCCGACTCGGCGCTGCAGTACTGCCCGACCTGCCAGACCGGCGGCAGGAAACTCGCCGACCGTCGGATGTCGCGGCTGCTGAAGTAG
- a CDS encoding helix-turn-helix transcriptional regulator — MATGRGYPGTAAIETLVAMRRARDLIDGHYSRPLDLDAMAAAAGYSRFYFVRAFRAAYGTTPSRYLSRRRVERAQELLRVANLTVTEVCYLVGFASLGSFSSRFTELVGVSPSEFQRRAHRAGPPPIPGCFLLMSAGPMPADAAKSAIQEKPSPSATP; from the coding sequence GTGGCGACAGGACGCGGCTATCCGGGCACCGCGGCGATCGAGACCCTGGTGGCGATGCGTCGCGCCCGCGACCTCATCGACGGCCACTACTCCCGGCCGCTCGACCTGGACGCGATGGCCGCTGCCGCCGGATACAGCCGGTTCTACTTCGTGCGGGCGTTTCGCGCCGCCTACGGCACCACTCCCAGCCGCTACCTGAGCCGTCGCCGCGTCGAACGGGCCCAGGAACTGCTGCGGGTCGCGAACCTCACCGTCACCGAGGTCTGTTACCTGGTGGGTTTCGCCAGCCTCGGCTCCTTCAGTTCCCGGTTCACCGAACTGGTCGGCGTCAGCCCCTCGGAGTTCCAGCGCCGCGCCCACCGCGCGGGCCCGCCCCCGATCCCCGGCTGCTTCCTGCTGATGTCCGCCGGACCCATGCCCGCCGACGCCGCGAAGAGCGCAATTCAGGAGAAGCCTTCCCCGTCCGCCACCCCTTAG
- a CDS encoding NACHT domain-containing protein encodes MEQLLLRLAGTVVSAAFKRVLTKRHSDLRGETSLSELVEPRTSFFVRRSFKRHLQTITDSVAQRLQELYRNEFTNLDSGEQTAATLRAITAFEAADMSDKGLFAVALQSEALANRLLESEAGGRDGTDLSEAGEQFYRLLVHNTCECLVQLVINLPEYQPRVLTELLERISQIEETLTTALERVSFTNPVAPQGADGDEEFRAKYLHAVKNNLDVLDLFGVDLRRYNARTTLSVAYIGLSVRTRQLRPTDDHAPRGVVYSQPEFDYRQGHQTVRVERVLGLSERILIRGEAGSGKSTLLRWLAVNAARSSFDADLADLNGMVPFLIKLRSWEGEKLPAPEHFLADTAPHLRGLMPEGFVHRALESGRALLLIDGVDELPNGERAGVRNWLSQLVKSFPKSRWVVTSRRTATDDFSLHTEGFGEAMLAPMSSSDVRQLIRHWHLAIRDSRKLPCRSSDLPDYERDIRIKMKANADLRALATTPLLCAMLCALNLDRRRHLPTDRVELYRAAMVMLIDRRDAERQIPITIPHLGQTEKRTLLRDLAWRLSLNNRTELPRDAATARIAKKLRSMPSVDQNAEAIFEYLLERSGVIREPQSGRVDFIHRTFQEFLAADQAADNGDMGLLVENAHRDEWHEIVTLAAGLANAPQRSELITGVLNRADTDQRYARRLHILAASCLETMPDLDPGLGPRMERALASLLPPRNRSEAISLARIGPPLLRYLPRIPERLSEAAASSTILTAALVNGPKAVNVLRDFAADSRRQVQEALIDAWSYFNPKEYAREVLANALLVDGAITVNSQDVIPVLSYLQRLRATHVALDSVDDISILNAVPCLTSVDVRGGFDDVAPLEQHGGLESVRIRTTAVFDPTPLTRLPKLRDLALTSTVHMDLSFLADCESLLTLFVQADGDTDLSPIWSLTKLTQLGLWSISPNTDLSRLSTFSSLRALSLGGPPGGERSSAPRSIASLPMWAPQLRNLTLFHMDLEDDLAAISALPALTGLGLYECSISNLEALIDFTSLRSLQLDGFKTLPNLAVLAKVPQLKYLYLRDSPEDSTVIDLAPFADRDITIGVSKFHEVCNVGPGVRVRRLS; translated from the coding sequence ATGGAGCAACTGCTGCTCAGACTAGCGGGAACTGTCGTAAGCGCAGCTTTCAAACGTGTACTCACCAAGCGGCACAGTGATCTTCGCGGCGAAACGTCCCTTTCGGAACTGGTTGAACCCAGGACCAGCTTCTTCGTCCGCAGGAGCTTCAAACGGCACCTGCAAACGATCACCGACTCCGTTGCGCAGCGACTGCAGGAGTTGTACCGCAACGAGTTCACCAATCTCGACTCCGGTGAACAGACTGCGGCCACTCTGCGGGCCATTACCGCGTTTGAGGCGGCCGATATGTCCGACAAGGGACTGTTCGCCGTCGCCCTGCAGTCCGAGGCGCTGGCGAACCGGCTGCTGGAGTCGGAAGCCGGTGGACGTGACGGTACCGATCTCAGCGAGGCTGGCGAGCAGTTCTACCGGTTGCTGGTCCACAACACCTGCGAGTGTCTGGTTCAGCTGGTCATCAATCTTCCCGAATACCAGCCGCGCGTGTTGACCGAGTTGCTGGAGCGAATCTCTCAGATCGAAGAGACACTGACCACGGCCCTGGAGCGGGTGTCGTTTACCAACCCCGTCGCGCCGCAGGGTGCTGATGGGGACGAAGAATTTCGCGCCAAGTACCTGCACGCCGTCAAGAACAACCTCGACGTCCTGGACCTTTTCGGAGTTGACCTGCGGCGCTACAACGCCCGCACCACCCTGTCCGTCGCGTACATCGGACTGTCGGTGCGCACGCGGCAATTGCGGCCCACAGATGACCACGCCCCTCGCGGCGTCGTCTATTCACAGCCAGAATTCGACTATCGGCAAGGCCATCAAACCGTCAGGGTCGAACGTGTGCTCGGCCTCTCCGAACGCATCCTGATCAGAGGAGAAGCCGGTTCCGGCAAATCAACCCTGCTGCGCTGGCTGGCGGTCAACGCGGCACGGTCCAGCTTCGATGCCGACCTGGCCGACCTCAACGGAATGGTTCCGTTCCTCATCAAGCTGCGCAGTTGGGAAGGCGAGAAGCTCCCGGCGCCCGAACACTTTCTCGCCGACACGGCCCCACACCTGCGCGGCTTGATGCCGGAGGGCTTCGTCCACAGAGCACTCGAGTCCGGCCGGGCGTTGCTGCTCATCGACGGCGTGGACGAACTGCCCAATGGGGAGCGTGCGGGAGTTCGGAATTGGCTTTCCCAACTGGTGAAGAGCTTCCCGAAATCTCGCTGGGTGGTGACCTCACGCCGCACGGCGACGGACGACTTCAGCCTCCACACAGAAGGCTTCGGGGAAGCGATGCTCGCCCCCATGTCGTCTTCGGATGTTCGACAACTGATCCGGCACTGGCACCTGGCGATCCGCGACTCCAGAAAACTGCCGTGTCGCTCAAGCGACCTTCCCGACTACGAGCGGGACATCCGCATCAAGATGAAAGCCAACGCCGACCTGCGGGCGCTGGCGACCACGCCGCTACTGTGCGCCATGCTGTGCGCGCTCAACCTCGACCGACGTCGCCATCTGCCCACCGACCGCGTAGAGCTGTACCGGGCCGCGATGGTGATGCTCATCGATCGTCGCGACGCCGAGCGCCAGATCCCCATCACGATTCCCCATCTGGGTCAGACGGAAAAGCGCACGCTACTGCGTGACCTGGCCTGGCGGCTGTCCCTCAACAATCGGACCGAACTTCCCCGAGACGCGGCGACGGCCCGTATCGCGAAGAAACTGCGATCGATGCCCAGCGTCGATCAGAATGCCGAGGCGATTTTCGAGTACCTCCTGGAACGCAGTGGCGTGATCCGGGAGCCGCAGTCAGGACGCGTCGACTTCATTCACCGCACGTTCCAGGAGTTCCTGGCCGCCGACCAGGCTGCCGACAATGGCGACATGGGGCTACTCGTGGAGAACGCCCACCGCGATGAATGGCACGAGATCGTCACCCTTGCCGCGGGGCTGGCCAACGCCCCGCAACGTTCGGAGCTCATCACCGGTGTACTCAACCGCGCCGACACGGACCAGCGATACGCCCGGCGCCTGCACATCCTGGCCGCGTCCTGCTTGGAAACCATGCCTGACCTGGATCCCGGTCTCGGCCCGCGCATGGAACGAGCGCTGGCCAGTCTGCTACCGCCGCGCAACAGGTCCGAGGCGATCTCACTTGCCCGTATCGGTCCTCCCCTGCTGCGTTACCTGCCTCGGATTCCCGAGCGGTTGTCCGAGGCGGCCGCCAGCTCGACGATCCTGACGGCGGCTTTGGTGAACGGCCCCAAGGCCGTGAACGTGCTGCGCGATTTCGCCGCCGATTCCAGGCGGCAGGTGCAGGAGGCTCTCATCGACGCGTGGTCGTACTTCAACCCGAAGGAGTACGCGCGAGAGGTACTGGCGAACGCTCTCCTGGTCGACGGCGCCATCACCGTCAATTCACAGGACGTGATTCCGGTGTTGAGCTACCTACAGCGCTTGCGGGCCACCCACGTGGCGCTCGACAGCGTCGACGACATCTCGATCCTGAACGCGGTTCCCTGTCTGACCTCGGTCGACGTCCGGGGCGGCTTCGACGATGTCGCACCCTTGGAGCAGCACGGCGGCCTGGAGAGTGTGCGGATCCGTACCACCGCCGTCTTTGACCCCACTCCGCTGACGCGGCTGCCCAAGCTGCGCGACCTGGCACTGACGTCCACCGTCCACATGGATCTCAGTTTCCTCGCCGACTGCGAGTCGCTGCTCACCCTGTTCGTTCAGGCTGATGGTGATACCGATCTCTCGCCCATATGGTCGCTCACCAAACTCACGCAACTCGGCCTGTGGAGCATCTCCCCCAACACCGACCTCAGTAGATTGTCCACATTCAGCAGCCTTCGTGCGCTGTCGCTGGGTGGACCGCCAGGCGGTGAGCGCTCGTCCGCTCCGAGAAGTATCGCCTCGCTTCCGATGTGGGCTCCCCAGCTTCGGAATCTCACGCTGTTCCATATGGACCTCGAGGACGATCTCGCGGCGATCTCCGCGTTGCCCGCCTTGACGGGCCTTGGCCTTTACGAATGTTCGATATCCAACCTGGAAGCGCTCATCGACTTCACGAGTCTTCGATCCTTGCAACTCGACGGATTCAAGACGCTGCCCAATCTGGCGGTTCTCGCCAAAGTTCCGCAGCTCAAGTACCTGTACCTGCGGGATTCGCCTGAGGATTCGACGGTCATCGATCTCGCGCCGTTCGCCGACCGCGACATCACCATCGGCGTTTCCAAGTTTCATGAGGTCTGCAACGTCGGGCCAGGCGTAAGGGTGCGGCGCCTCAGCTAA